A genomic stretch from Thauera sp. GDN1 includes:
- a CDS encoding FAD-linked oxidase C-terminal domain-containing protein — MNSEVEALPFGETERDFSAVDKVRVVEALSRVLPAGTLMYDTEDLRPYECDGLAAYRALPLVVALPTSEEQVVAVLRICHELGVPVVARGAGTGLSGGALPHTRGVLLSLARFNRILELDPLARTAVVQPGVRNLAISEAAAPHGLYYAPDPSSQIACSIGGNVSENAGGVHCLKYGLTVHNLLRVRGVTIEGEIVEIGSGALDSPGYDLLALVTGSEGMLVVVTEVTVKLVPKPQLAQCVLAAFDDVVRAGDAVARIIAAGIIPAGLEMMDQPATAAVEEFVRAGYPLDAKAILLCEADGTPEEVAEEIARVRAVLEDSGATEIRVSRDEAERLKFWAGRKAAFPAAGRISPDYYCMDGTIPRKRLGEMLTAIQAMENKYGLRCMNVFHAGDGNLHPLILFDANQPDELERAEDFGAEILELSVALGGTITGEHGVGLEKINQMCAQFTTAEVRQFFRVKAAFDPPGLLNPGKAIPTLNRCAEYGRMRVSKGHVPYPDLPRF, encoded by the coding sequence ATGAATTCCGAAGTCGAAGCGCTGCCGTTCGGTGAGACCGAGCGCGATTTTTCCGCGGTGGACAAGGTGCGCGTGGTGGAGGCGCTGAGCCGCGTGCTGCCCGCCGGCACCCTGATGTACGACACCGAGGACCTGCGTCCCTACGAATGCGACGGCCTGGCCGCCTACCGCGCCTTGCCGCTGGTGGTGGCGCTGCCGACCAGCGAGGAGCAGGTGGTCGCGGTGCTGCGCATCTGCCACGAGCTCGGCGTGCCGGTGGTGGCGCGGGGGGCGGGCACCGGGCTGTCGGGCGGCGCGCTGCCGCACACCCGCGGTGTGCTGCTGTCGCTGGCGCGCTTCAACCGCATCCTCGAGCTCGATCCGCTCGCCCGCACCGCCGTCGTCCAGCCCGGTGTGCGCAACCTGGCGATCTCGGAGGCGGCGGCACCCCACGGCCTGTACTACGCGCCCGATCCGTCCTCGCAGATCGCGTGCTCGATCGGCGGCAACGTGTCGGAGAACGCCGGCGGCGTGCATTGCCTCAAGTACGGCCTCACCGTGCATAACCTGCTGCGCGTGCGCGGGGTCACGATCGAGGGCGAGATCGTCGAGATCGGCTCCGGCGCGCTCGACTCCCCGGGCTACGACCTGCTCGCGCTGGTCACCGGTTCCGAAGGCATGCTGGTGGTGGTCACCGAGGTCACGGTCAAGCTGGTGCCCAAGCCGCAGCTCGCGCAGTGCGTGCTGGCGGCCTTCGACGACGTGGTGCGCGCAGGCGATGCGGTGGCGAGGATCATCGCCGCCGGCATCATCCCCGCCGGCCTGGAGATGATGGACCAGCCCGCGACCGCGGCGGTCGAGGAGTTCGTGCGCGCCGGCTACCCGCTCGACGCCAAGGCCATCCTGCTGTGCGAGGCCGACGGCACGCCGGAGGAGGTGGCCGAGGAGATCGCGCGCGTGCGCGCGGTGCTCGAGGACAGCGGCGCCACCGAGATCCGTGTCTCGCGCGACGAGGCCGAGCGCCTCAAGTTCTGGGCCGGGCGCAAGGCCGCCTTCCCGGCCGCGGGGCGGATCTCGCCCGACTACTACTGCATGGACGGCACCATCCCGCGCAAACGCCTGGGGGAGATGCTGACCGCGATCCAGGCCATGGAGAATAAATATGGCCTGCGCTGCATGAACGTCTTCCACGCAGGCGACGGCAACCTGCACCCGCTGATCCTGTTCGACGCCAACCAGCCCGACGAGCTCGAGCGCGCCGAGGACTTCGGCGCCGAGATCCTGGAGCTGTCGGTGGCGCTCGGCGGCACCATCACCGGCGAGCACGGCGTCGGGCTGGAGAAGATCAACCAGATGTGCGCGCAATTCACCACCGCCGAGGTGCGCCAGTTCTTCCGCGTCAAGGCTGCCTTCGATCCGCCCGGACTGCTCAACCCCGGCAAGGCGATCCCGACCCTGAACCGCTGCGCCGAATACGGCCGCATGCGGGTGAGCAAGGGCCACGTGCCCTATCCGGACCTCCCGCGCTTCTGA
- a CDS encoding LysR substrate-binding domain-containing protein: MATSRIPPIQCLLTFEAVSRLRSASRAAEELCVTVSAVSHRLRQLESHLGVRLFSRGDFTLTADGAAYLQQVCTALAALAQMPGERATAGASRLRVAVTPSFCRQFVMPKLELFRRSYPDIELTLQVSIPLRDVTAEEADLEIRYGAGAYTDVEHRLILSDVVTPACSPAFLDEFGPFDGFEHAAECTSTRLVRSPLEPWANWYAHCGLSLPEPTSGAQFNDLGLAYDAAASGFGVALVRQKLGAAWFDSGRLLALSERPLASPFAHYICWAPGALERWECAAFVDWLQGVLP; encoded by the coding sequence ATGGCGACCAGCCGCATTCCCCCGATCCAGTGCCTGCTCACCTTCGAAGCGGTGTCCCGCCTGCGCAGCGCCAGCCGCGCCGCGGAAGAGCTGTGCGTCACGGTGAGCGCGGTCAGTCATCGTCTCCGCCAGCTCGAATCGCACCTCGGTGTTCGCCTGTTCAGCCGCGGCGACTTCACCCTCACTGCCGACGGTGCGGCCTACCTGCAGCAGGTGTGTACCGCGCTGGCCGCGCTGGCGCAGATGCCCGGCGAACGCGCCACGGCGGGCGCCAGCCGGCTGCGGGTGGCGGTGACGCCCTCGTTCTGCCGCCAGTTCGTGATGCCCAAGCTCGAACTCTTCCGCCGCAGCTATCCCGACATCGAGCTGACGCTGCAGGTCTCGATCCCGCTGCGCGACGTCACCGCCGAGGAGGCGGACCTGGAGATCCGCTACGGCGCTGGCGCCTACACCGACGTCGAGCACCGGCTGATCCTGAGCGACGTGGTGACGCCGGCGTGCAGCCCGGCCTTCCTCGACGAGTTCGGACCCTTCGACGGTTTCGAACACGCGGCCGAATGCACGTCCACCCGCCTGGTGCGCAGCCCGCTCGAGCCGTGGGCGAACTGGTACGCCCATTGCGGGCTGAGCCTGCCGGAGCCGACGAGCGGCGCGCAGTTCAACGATCTCGGCCTGGCCTACGATGCGGCGGCGAGCGGTTTCGGCGTGGCCCTGGTGCGGCAGAAGCTGGGGGCGGCCTGGTTCGACAGCGGGCGTCTGCTCGCCCTGTCGGAGCGTCCGCTGGCCTCGCCCTTCGCGCACTACATCTGCTGGGCGCCGGGCGCGCTCGAGCGCTGGGAGTGTGCGGCCTTCGTCGACTGGCTGCAGGGCGTGCTGCCCTGA
- a CDS encoding SulP family inorganic anion transporter, translating to MSPLQRLLPFLSWPSQWRAHGVRDDVVAGITVALVMIPQALAYAKLAGLPPHVGLYAALVPAVVAALFGSCGQLSTGPVALTGLLVAASIAPLGGLAGGDVVGLALLLALLSGLIQLALGLLRLGWLLNLLSIPVLMGFVNAAALIICLTQIPPLLGLAMPYSQHLVLDFAHALGGLAELHPASVAFGLGSLGALVALKRLWPRLPGVPLVVAAATALSAWAGFAADGGAVVGDVPSGLPEFSLPPLRLELIAALLPAAFVVAMVSFMEAASSAKLISGRTRQPWRQDQELIGQGLGKIAAAFTSGMPVSASFSRSALNYATNARTGLSSIVTAAFVLLALLYLTPLLWHLPKPVLAAIILQAVIGLIDIKVLVRAWRASRDDGAGAAVTFLATLAFAPNIQNGIFTGLILSLALMVYRGMRPRVALLGLHEDGTYRDRERFGLPHPHPELVILRFDSPLSFVTAATFEDAMLGAARAQDGVKVVLVSGAGINDIDATGLHTLASLVERFHTQGQTIAFCGLKKQVIDAMERDGLWARLGAHASYRTEHHALDALLPALLASR from the coding sequence ATGTCCCCACTCCAGCGCCTGCTCCCCTTCCTGTCCTGGCCTTCACAATGGCGTGCCCACGGCGTGCGCGACGATGTCGTCGCCGGCATCACGGTCGCGCTGGTGATGATTCCCCAGGCCCTGGCCTACGCCAAGCTCGCCGGGCTGCCGCCGCACGTCGGCCTTTACGCCGCGCTGGTTCCGGCGGTGGTGGCGGCGCTCTTCGGGTCCTGCGGGCAGTTGTCGACCGGCCCGGTGGCGCTCACCGGCCTGCTGGTGGCGGCAAGCATCGCCCCGCTCGGGGGGCTCGCCGGGGGCGACGTGGTCGGGCTCGCGCTGCTGCTGGCGCTGCTGTCCGGGCTCATCCAGCTCGCGCTCGGCCTGCTGCGCCTGGGCTGGCTGCTCAACCTGCTCTCGATCCCGGTGTTGATGGGCTTCGTCAACGCCGCGGCGCTGATCATCTGCCTGACCCAGATCCCGCCGCTGCTCGGCCTCGCGATGCCCTACTCGCAGCACCTGGTGCTCGATTTCGCGCACGCGCTCGGCGGCCTCGCCGAGCTCCATCCGGCCTCGGTGGCCTTCGGCCTCGGCAGCCTGGGCGCGCTGGTGGCGCTCAAGCGCCTGTGGCCGCGCCTGCCGGGGGTGCCGCTGGTGGTCGCGGCGGCGACCGCGCTGTCGGCGTGGGCAGGGTTCGCGGCCGACGGCGGCGCGGTGGTCGGCGACGTGCCCAGCGGGTTGCCGGAGTTCAGCCTGCCGCCGCTGCGCCTGGAGCTGATCGCCGCCCTGCTGCCGGCGGCCTTCGTCGTCGCCATGGTCAGCTTCATGGAGGCCGCCTCCAGCGCCAAGCTGATCTCGGGCCGCACCCGCCAGCCCTGGCGGCAGGATCAGGAACTGATCGGGCAGGGCCTGGGCAAGATTGCCGCCGCCTTCACCAGCGGGATGCCGGTGAGCGCATCCTTTTCGCGCTCGGCGCTCAATTACGCCACCAACGCACGCACCGGACTGTCCTCCATCGTCACTGCCGCCTTCGTGCTGCTGGCGCTGCTCTACCTGACGCCGCTGCTGTGGCACCTGCCCAAGCCGGTGCTGGCGGCGATCATCCTGCAGGCGGTGATCGGCCTCATCGACATCAAGGTGCTGGTGCGCGCCTGGCGCGCGAGCCGGGACGACGGCGCGGGGGCGGCGGTGACCTTCCTCGCCACGCTGGCCTTCGCGCCCAACATCCAGAACGGCATCTTCACCGGCCTGATCCTGTCCCTGGCGCTGATGGTGTATCGCGGCATGCGTCCGCGGGTCGCCCTGCTCGGCCTGCACGAGGACGGAACCTACCGCGACCGCGAGCGCTTCGGGCTGCCACACCCGCATCCCGAACTCGTGATCCTGCGCTTCGACAGCCCGCTCAGCTTCGTGACCGCAGCCACCTTCGAGGACGCCATGCTCGGCGCGGCGCGTGCGCAGGACGGCGTGAAGGTGGTGCTGGTGTCGGGCGCCGGCATCAACGACATCGACGCCACCGGCCTGCACACGCTGGCAAGCCTGGTCGAGCGCTTCCACACCCAGGGCCAGACGATCGCCTTCTGCGGCCTCAAGAAGCAGGTGATCGACGCGATGGAGCGCGACGGGCTGTGGGCACGGCTCGGCGCGCACGCGAGCTATCGCACCGAACACCATGCGCTCGACGCGCTGCTTCCGGCGCTGCTCGCAAGCCGCTGA
- the rplU gene encoding 50S ribosomal protein L21, whose protein sequence is MYAVIKTGGKQYRVAAGEKIKVEQIPADVGSEITIDQVFMVGEGDAVKIGTPVVAGASVKATVVSHGRHDKIKIFKMRRRKHYQKHQGHRQNYTELRIEAISA, encoded by the coding sequence ATGTACGCGGTGATAAAAACCGGTGGCAAGCAGTATCGCGTCGCTGCCGGCGAAAAGATCAAGGTAGAACAGATACCGGCCGACGTGGGTTCCGAAATCACCATCGACCAGGTTTTCATGGTCGGTGAAGGCGATGCCGTCAAGATCGGCACGCCGGTGGTTGCCGGAGCTTCCGTCAAGGCGACCGTGGTTTCCCACGGCCGTCACGACAAGATCAAGATTTTCAAGATGCGCCGTCGCAAGCACTACCAGAAGCACCAGGGGCATCGTCAGAACTACACCGAGCTTCGCATCGAAGCGATCTCGGCCTAA
- the rpmA gene encoding 50S ribosomal protein L27: MAHKKAGGSSRNGRDSESKRLGVKRYGGQFVLAGNIIVRQRGTEYHPGDNVGIGKDHTLFALTNGTVQFAVKGPSRRRTVIIVPEAA, encoded by the coding sequence ATGGCACACAAAAAAGCTGGCGGTAGTTCGCGTAACGGCCGCGACTCGGAATCGAAACGCCTCGGCGTCAAGCGCTATGGTGGCCAGTTCGTGCTCGCCGGCAACATCATCGTTCGCCAGCGCGGCACCGAATACCACCCGGGCGACAACGTCGGCATCGGCAAGGACCACACGCTGTTCGCGCTGACCAACGGCACCGTGCAGTTCGCGGTCAAGGGCCCGTCGCGTCGCCGCACCGTGATCATCGTGCCGGAAGCGGCCTGA
- the obgE gene encoding GTPase ObgE — MKFFDEARIEVYAGDGGNGAATFRREKFIPKGGPSGGDGGRGGSVYAVADRNLNTLIDYRYTRSFRAERGENGGSRDCYGKGGDDITLRFPVGTVIKDLETDELVADLDEDGKRVLIARGGRGGLGNIHFKSSTNRAPRKKTMGQEGEYRNLHLELKVLADVGLLGMPNAGKSTFIRSVSAAKPKVADYPFTTLAPNLGVVRTSEARSFVIADIPGLIEGAAEGAGLGHQFLRHLQRTHVLLHLVDIAPFDPEADPVADAKAIVEELRKYDEELYNKPRWLALNKLDLIPEEERAERVAAFLEAYGPVERHFEISALKAEGTRELIFAIQDFLDAERARIEAERAERQAAEAARLAEFDAARAAAEAAYEEEAYADEDETEELDDQGDDEDELPEDHQR; from the coding sequence ATGAAGTTTTTTGACGAAGCCCGCATCGAAGTCTACGCCGGCGACGGCGGCAACGGCGCCGCCACCTTCCGCCGCGAGAAGTTCATCCCCAAGGGCGGCCCCAGCGGCGGCGACGGCGGGCGTGGCGGCAGCGTGTATGCGGTCGCCGACCGCAACCTCAACACCCTGATCGACTACCGCTACACGCGCAGCTTCCGCGCCGAGCGCGGCGAGAACGGCGGCAGCCGCGACTGCTACGGCAAGGGCGGTGACGACATCACGCTGCGCTTCCCGGTCGGGACGGTGATCAAGGACCTCGAGACCGACGAACTCGTCGCCGACCTCGACGAGGACGGCAAGCGCGTGCTCATCGCCCGCGGCGGCCGCGGCGGCCTGGGCAACATCCACTTCAAGTCCAGCACCAACCGCGCCCCGCGCAAGAAGACCATGGGCCAGGAAGGCGAGTACCGCAACCTTCACCTGGAACTGAAGGTGCTGGCCGACGTCGGCCTGCTCGGCATGCCCAACGCCGGCAAGTCCACCTTCATCCGCAGCGTCTCCGCCGCCAAGCCCAAGGTCGCCGACTACCCCTTCACCACGCTCGCGCCCAACCTCGGCGTGGTGCGCACCAGCGAGGCGCGCAGCTTCGTGATCGCCGACATCCCCGGCCTGATCGAAGGCGCGGCCGAGGGCGCCGGCCTCGGCCACCAGTTCCTCCGCCACCTGCAGCGCACCCACGTGCTCCTGCATCTGGTGGACATCGCCCCCTTCGACCCCGAGGCGGACCCGGTCGCGGATGCCAAGGCCATCGTCGAGGAACTGCGCAAGTACGACGAGGAGCTGTACAACAAGCCGCGCTGGCTGGCGCTCAACAAGCTCGACCTGATCCCCGAGGAAGAGCGCGCCGAACGCGTCGCGGCCTTCCTCGAGGCCTACGGCCCGGTCGAGCGCCACTTCGAGATTTCCGCGCTGAAGGCCGAAGGCACCCGGGAGCTGATCTTCGCGATCCAGGACTTCCTCGACGCCGAGCGTGCCCGCATCGAGGCCGAGCGCGCCGAGCGCCAGGCCGCCGAAGCCGCCCGCCTGGCCGAATTCGACGCCGCCCGCGCCGCAGCCGAGGCCGCCTACGAGGAAGAGGCCTACGCCGACGAGGACGAGACGGAGGAGCTCGACGACCAGGGCGACGACGAAGACGAGCTGCCCGAAGACCACCAACGCTGA
- the proB gene encoding glutamate 5-kinase, which yields MRTKIRNARRLVVKVGSALVTNNGAGLDKDALDAWARQIAALRAEGREVALVSSGAIAAGMQRLGWAKRPHEMNKLQAAAAVGQMGLVEAYEKAFSRHGLHTAQILLTHEDLSDRTRYLNARSTLTTLLELGVVPIINENDTVVTDEIKFGDNDTLGALVANLIEAEALIILTDQQGLYTADPRRDPSATLIAEGRAEDRQYEAMAGGAGTGISRGGMITKIRAAQRAARSGAHTCIASGREADPLLRLTAGEDLGTLLYATSTPLHARKQWLADHLQLAGDLVIDDGAVAALRSGKSLLPVGVLEVRGDFERGAAVACRSVGGEEVARGLVNYSASECRRIARKPTADIEKLLGYVDEPEVMHRDNMV from the coding sequence ATGAGAACCAAGATCCGCAACGCCCGCCGCCTCGTCGTCAAGGTCGGCTCCGCACTCGTCACCAACAACGGCGCCGGCCTCGACAAGGACGCGCTCGACGCCTGGGCACGGCAGATCGCCGCGCTGCGCGCCGAGGGCCGCGAGGTCGCGCTGGTGTCTTCCGGCGCCATCGCCGCCGGCATGCAGCGCCTCGGGTGGGCGAAGCGCCCGCACGAGATGAACAAGCTGCAGGCCGCCGCCGCGGTCGGCCAGATGGGCCTGGTCGAGGCCTACGAAAAGGCCTTCTCCCGCCATGGCCTGCACACCGCACAGATCCTGCTCACCCACGAGGACCTGTCCGACCGCACCCGCTACCTCAACGCGCGCAGCACGCTCACCACGTTGCTGGAGCTCGGCGTGGTGCCGATCATCAACGAGAACGACACCGTGGTCACCGACGAGATCAAGTTCGGCGACAACGACACCCTGGGCGCGCTGGTCGCCAACCTGATCGAAGCCGAGGCGCTGATCATCCTCACCGACCAGCAGGGCCTGTACACCGCCGATCCGCGCCGCGACCCGAGCGCCACGCTGATCGCCGAAGGTCGCGCCGAAGACCGCCAGTACGAGGCCATGGCCGGCGGCGCCGGCACCGGCATCAGCCGCGGCGGCATGATCACCAAGATCCGCGCCGCCCAGCGCGCCGCGCGCAGCGGCGCCCACACCTGCATCGCCAGCGGTCGCGAGGCCGATCCGCTGCTGCGCCTGACCGCCGGTGAAGACCTCGGCACCCTGCTCTACGCCACCAGCACGCCGCTGCACGCGCGCAAGCAGTGGCTGGCCGACCACCTGCAGCTCGCCGGCGATCTGGTGATCGACGACGGCGCGGTCGCTGCGCTGAGGAGCGGCAAGAGCCTGTTGCCGGTGGGCGTGCTCGAGGTGCGCGGGGATTTCGAGCGTGGAGCCGCCGTCGCCTGCCGCAGCGTCGGCGGCGAGGAAGTGGCGCGCGGGCTGGTGAACTACTCGGCCTCCGAATGCCGGCGCATCGCCCGCAAACCCACGGCGGACATCGAGAAGCTGCTGGGCTACGTCGACGAACCCGAAGTCATGCACCGCGACAACATGGTGTAG
- a CDS encoding AMP-binding protein: MILGDTLPATLAARSAATPEQAAFWSRDDDGHWSPTRWAEVHRRVRRLAWQLRLLGIERGDRVALVLPTTPDWEYAQHAVLAAGGVVVGLDANETDANLRHMLQTVQPCALIVETRAIGDRLRALTPGGMPRLIVDEGEPGRDGLRLDELLARPMPATADLPPAAANDLATIIFTSGSTGQPKGIAYTHAQLVLVGRAILERFPSIVEGARLACWLPLSNLFQRIINLCALICGAQSWFVRHPAQIMARLPEIQPSLFVGVPRFFEKLHAGIVAELDARPAPVRAIAHAAWRLACEVRAAERAGRQVPALRAAIAWLADRLVLSRIRAAMGPNLRFMVSGSAPIPVWLLERFHGLGWLVLEAYGTSENALPIALNTPAAYRFGTVGRPLGHNTLVIAADGEILVRGPAVFSGYWGTDPADSGIDDAGFLHTGDLGSLDESGFLALTGRKSELFKTSIGRRIAPASIEALIKRVPAVEHAVLVGRSRPFPVAIVDLALPPAADAAGSGDRQGWLEALGNRILAACKHLPPYQRPAAILVSPTPFSVDGGQLTANQKLRRQHIEALFARELDALYRDLEAAHCARHPRFICRLAGAT; this comes from the coding sequence ATGATCCTCGGCGACACGCTCCCCGCCACGCTCGCCGCCCGCAGCGCCGCCACGCCGGAGCAGGCCGCCTTCTGGAGCCGGGACGATGACGGCCACTGGTCACCGACCCGCTGGGCCGAGGTCCATCGCCGCGTCCGCAGGCTCGCCTGGCAGCTCCGCCTGCTGGGCATCGAGCGCGGCGACAGGGTCGCGCTGGTCCTTCCGACCACGCCCGACTGGGAGTACGCGCAGCACGCGGTGCTCGCAGCCGGAGGCGTCGTCGTCGGACTGGATGCCAACGAGACCGATGCGAACCTGCGCCACATGCTGCAGACCGTGCAGCCGTGCGCGCTGATCGTCGAAACCCGGGCGATCGGCGACCGGCTGCGCGCGCTGACGCCGGGCGGCATGCCGCGGCTCATCGTCGACGAGGGCGAGCCGGGGCGGGACGGTCTGCGCCTCGACGAACTGCTGGCCCGCCCGATGCCGGCGACGGCGGACCTCCCCCCGGCGGCGGCGAACGACCTCGCCACCATCATCTTCACTTCCGGCAGCACCGGCCAGCCCAAGGGCATCGCCTACACGCACGCCCAACTCGTCCTGGTCGGTCGCGCCATCCTGGAGCGGTTCCCGAGCATCGTCGAGGGCGCGCGCCTGGCCTGCTGGCTGCCGCTCTCCAACCTGTTCCAGCGCATCATCAACCTGTGCGCGCTGATCTGCGGCGCACAGTCGTGGTTCGTCCGCCATCCGGCGCAGATCATGGCGCGCCTGCCGGAAATCCAGCCCAGCCTGTTCGTCGGTGTGCCGCGCTTCTTCGAGAAGCTCCACGCCGGCATCGTCGCCGAACTCGACGCCCGCCCCGCACCGGTGCGCGCGATCGCCCACGCGGCCTGGCGGCTCGCATGCGAAGTGCGCGCGGCCGAGCGGGCCGGCAGGCAGGTCCCGGCGCTTCGCGCGGCGATCGCCTGGCTGGCCGATCGCCTGGTCCTGTCCAGGATCCGCGCCGCGATGGGGCCGAACCTGCGCTTCATGGTGAGCGGCTCGGCGCCGATACCGGTGTGGCTGCTCGAGCGCTTCCACGGCCTCGGCTGGCTGGTGCTCGAGGCCTACGGGACGAGCGAGAACGCCCTGCCGATCGCGCTCAACACACCCGCGGCCTACCGCTTCGGCACCGTCGGCCGCCCGCTGGGACACAACACGCTGGTGATCGCCGCGGACGGCGAGATCCTCGTGCGCGGTCCGGCGGTGTTCTCCGGCTACTGGGGGACGGACCCCGCCGACTCCGGGATCGATGACGCTGGCTTCCTGCATACCGGCGATCTGGGCAGCCTGGACGAAAGCGGCTTCCTGGCATTGACCGGCAGGAAGTCAGAGCTGTTCAAGACCTCGATCGGACGCCGGATCGCGCCAGCCTCCATCGAAGCGCTGATCAAGCGCGTGCCCGCGGTCGAGCACGCGGTTCTGGTGGGACGCAGCCGCCCCTTCCCGGTGGCGATCGTCGACCTGGCCTTGCCGCCCGCAGCCGATGCAGCGGGATCGGGCGATCGACAGGGCTGGCTCGAGGCTCTGGGCAATCGCATCCTGGCAGCCTGCAAGCATCTGCCGCCATACCAGCGGCCCGCCGCGATCCTGGTAAGCCCGACCCCCTTCAGCGTCGATGGCGGACAACTCACCGCCAACCAGAAGCTGCGCCGCCAGCATATCGAAGCGCTCTTCGCGCGCGAACTGGATGCGCTCTATCGGGATCTGGAAGCGGCGCACTGCGCCAGGCATCCCCGCTTCATCTGCCGGCTCGCAGGAGCGACATGA
- a CDS encoding SDR family oxidoreductase, producing the protein MSTYFITGATGAVGSALVPLLMEAPDTELRLLIRAESDAALADRLAQLFAFWEWPADDPRRQRVRALRGDAAEPRFALDDAQYRALAGELTHIIHCAASVRMNEPLDKARRSAVGSATAILELARAAHARGRLAKVEFVSTVGIAGKRQGLLPERWIDEARAFHNSYEQSKAEAEERVRAAVEQEGLPITVHRPSMVIGDSHSGRIIRFQIFYFICEFLSGRKTHGLYPDFGAVQLDVIPVDCVASAIVASSRDPGSGGRILHLCSGPQSAPALMALRHTVRETFRAHGREVPRAVTLPRGVFALLPRIAALLAPADTRRALSTLPIYLDYLADQQGFDNARYRACLAARGESLPAWQDYLPTVLDAYLDARWSEASSVLRTSSAKRSPEG; encoded by the coding sequence ATGAGCACCTATTTCATCACCGGCGCCACCGGCGCAGTGGGCAGCGCCCTGGTTCCGCTGCTGATGGAGGCCCCCGACACCGAGCTGCGGCTGCTGATCCGCGCCGAGTCGGACGCCGCCCTGGCCGATCGCCTCGCGCAGCTGTTCGCGTTCTGGGAATGGCCCGCGGACGACCCGCGGCGGCAGCGCGTGCGGGCACTGCGCGGCGACGCCGCCGAACCGCGCTTCGCTCTCGACGATGCGCAGTATCGGGCGCTCGCCGGGGAGCTCACCCACATCATCCACTGCGCGGCCAGCGTGCGGATGAACGAGCCGCTGGACAAGGCGCGCCGCTCGGCCGTCGGTTCGGCCACCGCGATCCTCGAGCTGGCGCGGGCCGCGCACGCCCGTGGCCGGCTCGCCAAAGTCGAATTCGTCAGCACCGTGGGCATCGCCGGCAAGCGCCAGGGCCTGCTGCCCGAGCGCTGGATCGACGAAGCACGTGCCTTCCACAACAGCTACGAGCAGTCGAAGGCCGAGGCCGAGGAGCGGGTGCGCGCCGCCGTCGAGCAGGAAGGCCTGCCGATCACCGTCCATCGTCCGAGCATGGTCATCGGCGACTCGCACAGCGGGCGGATCATCCGCTTCCAGATCTTCTACTTCATCTGCGAGTTCCTGTCCGGCCGCAAGACGCACGGACTCTATCCGGACTTCGGTGCGGTGCAACTGGACGTCATTCCGGTCGACTGCGTCGCCTCGGCGATCGTCGCGTCGAGCCGCGACCCGGGGTCCGGCGGCAGGATCCTCCACCTCTGCTCCGGACCGCAATCGGCTCCCGCGCTGATGGCGCTCAGGCACACGGTCAGGGAGACGTTCCGCGCCCATGGCCGGGAAGTTCCGCGCGCCGTGACCCTGCCCCGTGGCGTGTTCGCCCTGCTGCCGCGCATCGCCGCACTGCTGGCGCCCGCCGACACGCGCAGGGCGCTGTCGACCCTGCCCATCTATCTGGACTACCTGGCCGACCAGCAGGGATTCGACAACGCCCGCTATCGCGCATGCCTGGCAGCCCGTGGGGAAAGCCTCCCCGCGTGGCAGGACTACCTGCCGACCGTGCTCGATGCCTACCTGGATGCGCGTTGGAGCGAGGCCTCGAGCGTCCTGCGGACGAGTTCGGCGAAGCGCTCACCGGAGGGGTAA